GCACACTCTCATATACCTTATTTAAGAGCAGAAATGTGCAGTTTAGAAGTTTAAAAAAGCGCTTGCAGTATATTCATTGTTCTGTTAAAAAAGGTGTTgttgattaaattattttatgtttagtttATGGCGTACGATACATTATCATAGCAACAAAGTTGTACAATACTATATcttcatacaaaaaaaatgttaataagcatttttttcaaacataaataattttatttagcataTTGTTGCAGTCCAGTTCagttcaactttattgtcaggTCTAAGGTCcaatagcacacacacacacacacacacacacagactatttaaaaaacaaataaacaataagtattaacatttaagcatttttccaattcacttccattgtaagCATCTCACTGTAACccatatttctattttttagggactgattaaaatttatttttgtgataatCATCAACATGTCATAAGTGTTGTCGATTTAAGCTTAACTTGTATTAAACCTGGAATACAAGACTTTCAAAACTGTGACATTGCTAAGTAATTTGACTAGTATTATTTTACTTGGCCCTTTGATAAATTTGACTATAAAttccaaattaatatttatatatgattcTGCTCTATAGTTGTCTCGGCTGTATGAAATGTTCTAATGAGACacaaattaataatgttaatgatGTATTAATGGAAGTCATTATGAAGTAATACCAACACATTCTAAGTTATGTCATGAAACCAGATGGTGCAGGCTGATAGGTTCTAACTCAGTCTGACATAATgacacatggcacagctgactGGTTTCTTTTCGTATCAGCAGCCAATGAccttgctgctcaacattcaaatatttggctagtgtttgctgtagcagttgaGTCACACTTCAGAAACTCTCCAcctcccccagctccacctgtatagactTGGATGattcatgtacagtatgttatatgtgggggttatttcatatatgttataTGCGCAGCAGGAGCAGTATATTCTCACTGCAGCATgtctgtggatgtattggcagtagcaagtctcggtacttaCTCTGCTAcagcagcagtgtagcagatTTATTCTGCTAaaaccaaacacattaacattgtcatgtatattaccatgctaaactctcagagagttgtcatgacaaaTACACTTTATGGAAGTGATATAAACAGCTGCTGTCCAAACACAGCTGATGAGAGTGGTGTGAATAATCACAGACATTCttctcaacaaaaaaaaaaaaggccagaAGGAAAGGAacaggaaagaaaaaagaagaatgtGATGGAGAAATAGATAGTGTCATACAGAGGTCAAGATCTTATTAAGAAGACATTTGTGGTGCTTGCAGGTTGTTAAAAAAGATACAAGAAGAGAAACATGGACTGGAAAACATGGCTGGAAAGATCACATTGCCTTTTGTGAGACAAACATACACAATAAGAAAAGTACATTAAATATGTACAGTGTTAATATGAAGAACTTATGTATTGAAGGAAATGTTAGTAAATGTAACGGAAAtgtactggtaattttctgcaAGGGCATTATCTTTTTTTCTACTGATGTTTTCttacagtaaaacaaaaaagtttacTAAGTGACAGAACTGGGTAGATTACCTACGAATTTAAGTCTGTTACTGATTACATATTACATAAAGAAACTGTACATTGTCTTGGTTACTCAATTTAGGTAATGTAATCTTagtacttttagattactttcaGAATACTTTTTAATGAAacttattttaaactaacattaaacATACCAATATTATTTCTcgcaaagagaaagaaaatatattacatttttgtcaattccatcaacatcataaaatgcattaaacactATTTTACACTAGGGTTTCCTGAAAAATGCTTATTGTAATAACTGCAATAGGTTTGTGAGTtgataaaaagctaataattaattaaactataaaaatgcaataaataaataaataaaataataatacattaaaaaaaaatatatatatatttttttttaatactcgAAGACTTCATGTTTATTATCCAAAAACTATATGACTATATGACTATATGActattaaccaaaaaaaaaaaaaaattctttgaaatattaacttccTCAGAGATTTTTCAAgtagatattttattttgaggGGTTTAGCGGACAAAAACATTTGGGAATCCCTGCATTAGatgaacaaacattaataaacatgaaaacacCAATGACATTACATGCATAAAGTCTTCCAGATTTGAAATATTTCTGTCCAGACATCCAGAATCAACGATTACTGAAGGTCTCTGGATGACGACATAGTGTTTCACAGCTGTACATCACCAGTGTTTAGTAACTTGCATAATTATTTGATTCATACATATTCTAATTGCTTGAGAGGTGCTTTTCCCCTCAAATTTAGAAACATggtttgcaaatttatttacacaacatttatgaatatattcaAAGCTAAATGTTATGACACACAGTAGGATTTTTAGAATCGGATTAAGGTAGGCCTAATCAATTACTACTCAGCACTGCTGACTGACATTAACAATTGCAAGAAAAGAGAGTTTtcttaaaatgctttttcattATGGTGATTTCTGCTGTATTTCAATGATTAAAAGAATACTGAAATGTAACAAATTAGTTATCACTCACAAATATTACTCTGTTGTTCCCTTTTCCATTGTCCGTGACCTTGATCAGTTAGCTCACAGATGCAGATGTTTACACCCAGTGCAGGAATATTTTACGATGTCTACCTCCCCCTGGTGGGTATATGTGgtattatattttcagttataTTCAGCAATTGGTCCAGACATGACAAGGAGGCACTCAGCCAGACACTAGCACAAACCAGAAAATTTCAGAATCTGCTAAATGTGCCCTACCCTAAGCTATTTTACATAGTAGGAGTTTACATACAATCCACAAGATAAAATAATGGCTAGATTTACACAATGATCCAGTTCAGACATTTACATAGGCCTACTATTGATTCTTAAAGGCAGGGtaggtgatttggttcaaaaacatcttttgttatgctggttaaaagtctcttcacatcccgatagcaattGCTAAGTTACtgtaagtggtctaaatgtatttatatgtatttatgtcatCTGTATAGTAGGCATAGGACCGTAAAATGTTCATTCAGTCATATCCCTCGGTCCGAGGACTACGATAGGCTGTTCTACCACCTGTCaacatatgtatttatataccTCCAGACAACCTTCTCACAGACATGACACGTCATCGTTCCATTATGCTATTGCAGACCTAGCGTGAAAGGGAggcattattattgtaatattaagtgctttgtactgtaatgttttctcgCAGGTGAATGAGACATAAGGTAATCTGACAGCATTGTATTCAATCCTCCATCATTGCTGTCTCTCATCGTGTCACTGGTTAGCCTCTGAAGGTTAGCCtctttttttatggattacacgACTAGCCTacatattatttacacaatGGCAATCATTTTTCAATAATCCGCTACTGATGAGCACATTAACGTTTTTAACTATTTGAATTACCAAGTAGGTTATTTTATCATGCATTACTTTAGAAGGCATTTCTCtttcaaattcattaaaatgcacaaaaaaagcaaaaacaaattcACCAACTTTTCAAATTTCccctgaaattttaaaataaatacattaataattaagtatgacatttgcatgttcatggttCTCTGACATATGgtatggtcacatgacatgcaggtaaacaaattaaatatttattttttcagaaagtgttttattttgattcattttcaaattgttttcatttaacatttttaaatgaaatatattccatttgttgttactgttgataacaacaaatggaatatattttcttactctttgtattttttatatcagtatggtacaagattatcctatttaaatccaTGTGAAAAACATGATCGGTCAAAAGTAGCCtaatctaaaagtagtctgattatatattacctaaaatgtgtaatgtaatggattatgttactaactacaatttgtgtcatgtaatttggaatcagtaacggattacagtTTGTAAGTAACTCTTTGTGTTGTTACCTGGATGATCTATGACTGTTCTTATATATGTTTGTCTGTAGTTCTGCATACTGTAAGAAAGGTCCactttctttggttttccagcatcttctaCATTTTTTACCTCTATCCAACAGATATGATTTTGGaatccatttttaatttttttttttttacacctaGGGCAAATTATGGACTTATACACAACTATAACAAAAGATGCAAACATTCATTGATGCTCAAAAAGCAGCAGACTAAAGATGAGGTAAACCGATgtaaatttttcatattttgtttaaatatcttattattttataattagtaGAATACTGTCCTTAAGAAGTtttaagacaaaataataagaaTTCACATGGATCATCGTGTTATAAATTTGCAAAAGTTGTTTATTATGATTTACCACGAAACAGGACAGGCATGAAAAATCGAATTTTCAGAACACTGTTAAGCGCCTTTGTTCTCTGTTTTAATAGGGAGTCTCGGTAACGCACAGAGATGGAGATAAGTTGTGTGTGATCCAAAAGGTTCTACATCTTTCTTGAACTGGAGCTGTTccttttttaagatttaaataaaCCTTAGGGCATtcgatgtaaaaaaaaaaaaaagcgtttgCCGTTGTATGCTACAGCACGCAACGTCACGACGCCAAGCCGTTGTCATAGTAGGATTCGTAACGTTACGTTCTTATCCGTTAGTTGCTTTGGTAACTTGCGTAAACAAATGGCGTCCAAGATGATCTGAACAGCGCTTGCTCATTTGTTTTGAAGCTACGGTAGGTATTACTCGTCTGAACGTTTGATGGCCAAATGATATATCTAAAACGAGCATGTTTGTttgtataatacattattatatttaaacagTCTGTTCGAGGAGATGGATGACGAGCCTTTTTCTACAACGCTTGCATACACGAAAAGCCCTAAAGCATCCAGAAGAACAACTTTTCAGGTATTAGTGTCAAATCATTAGTGTGCTCCAACGTTAAAAAATTCTTTAGATTGTTGTCAGACACATCAGTTTCTGTCTCAAGCTGCCTATCTATTCTAGACAGTTGTGGCGCGTTTAGAATTGAAGGTTTGTAACCGCAAAAATACTCACAATGACACGTGCATGTTGCTGAATTTTAGGATGAGCTAAAGAAAGCTGTGTCTGCTAGAGGCAACAGGCATAGTTACTCTGATGACTTTGacgatgatgaagatgatgatgatggtagGTTTTACAATGCCATGCTTATCAAAAATATGTTCAGTGTATTGTATACTACTGCTGGCATACTCAGAGCTACAGACCTTGAatcagtttgtttattttcctaGCAATGTTTGTAATTCAGTTTTTCTTATTGTTCTTTGCCTTTATATTTGAATTCAGCAGACATACTTAAACTCCTTAAGATacaaaaacagaagaaagaaagatttaAATATGGAAAGACTAAAGGCAAAATCAACAATTtcaagctttcagatgatgaagAGGAAAATGTCAAACCCAAAAAAGTATcttttatgaaaacaaaaaggaCCAGCTCACCTGTGCACTTTGATCAGCTGAACACCACAGGAAGTGCAGATGACCAGCCTACTTCTTTCCATTCCACCCAGTCCAGGAATACTTCTCAAAGTCCAAGCAATTCTTACACTCCAGAGAAAAACCAACAGTCAGATTCCCATTTTTCCTCTTTATCTGACAAGTTTCAACCAGAATCCACTTCACTCCAGAAGGATGAACAGTCAAAATCAGTAATGAAGTTGAGGAAGAGCCTGTCAGAATCTCCACTGCCACTAAATTCTGAGAATAGCCAATGGGAATCGTCTGTCCCTCTTACATCAGATGGCTCACAGTGGGACAGTCCATTGCCATTGCCTTCAGAAAAAGATGAGGACAACCAAATGATTGAAGATGGTGAACTACCCATTCCTCAACCCAGGGAGAGAAGTGTTAAACCAAAACTCTCCACAGGTCAGTGCAGTCTTTGCATGTGTGCAGTTGTTTAAGGTCTGTGATCTTTGCAAGACCAGTTAccaataatattactatttgatttgtttatatcttgaatttaaattttaatggtTGTTCCCCAATTATTCACTTCTGAAAGGTTTCCAGAGCTGGGGTTGATTTTTATTCTGTCTAGAAAATCAGCTTAAGAAGTGTCAGAAACTAAAATACACTTTCtttaatgtaaacaggtttTCTTGCTCAAGACATGTTACCCAGACCCAAACCCAGGCAGAGGACAGCAAACATGTGTGATATTGGTCTGTTAGAAGAGGAAACACAAGCAGAGACCACTGCCTGCAGCAGAACAGCCACATCCTCTATGTCTATAGCCTTCTCCAACACATTCTCTACTGAGAAGAGTCAAACCTCTACCAATGATAGTGTTCTGGTGAGAATGCCTTAATAATAGTAAGACAAAAAGTGTCAGCAGAAAACCCATTTAAACACTAAATGCTAAAACCCAAGCTAAGAgatgttacttttttattttttaattacaagtATGAATTTAGTGAAGCCATATGTAcagtattaaaaacaaatatgtctTTATTGGCAGCATTTGGCACCAATTGTTTcatgaagaacatttaacatccatggaaacttTACATAAAACTTTGCACAAAAGGTGTTTTATAGTGTAAAAGGGTTCTTCAGGTCATTAAAATGTCCTTCacgctaagaaaaaaaaaatattatataaagaaCTGCTCACTAAAATGTTCTTGGGAAACACAAAATGATTTATCTAGGTGTCGCAGTAAAGCCCcttttgtttttaagagtgtagaatctgttgttattttttagtgGTAGATAATATCTCCCAACAGAAACAAGCTGATCAGTTCAAATCCAGGAGATGTTTTGAAAgactcttgttttgtttttcaaccTTATGTTTACTACAGTGTCCAGATGAAGACCAGAGCTTGTCAGAAAAGTCCAAGACACAGTCTTGTTCAACAGCAGAGCAAATGTCTGAGTTTCCAGACACTGTAGGCAGTGGTATGTGCGGAAATTAATTTAGACCGTTTTAATGTTCAGAGATTCTGTAATAGTGAGATTACATTTGACTATATTGGTATTGGTCATCTGTGACCTGACATTTAATAGTTTAGGGTAAATTATagtgttaataattttaaatatgtcattttcaTTCTAGCTGCCTCAGAAGAGAGCAAAGAGAGAAATTATTCAACATCCTTTGAAGAAAAGCATGTAAGTTAGATTAAAAGTGAAAGATCTTGTTCTTATTAATTAATGGCATCTAGTGTCAGCATTAAACAACTTCTGAAACAAGTTACTAAAGGAAGCAGTACCCTACAAATGAAGGTCAATTGAATGCCATGTCAAATTTAAATGCTAATGTAATTCTTGATTAAATCTGTCTTCACACTTTTCCAATCAGGAGAGTTCCCAGGGTGATTTTGACCACACGTCAACCACACTAAGCCGAATGTCTAGAAAATCAACAGACAGGTTAGTGAATTTGTTTAATACCTCATGCTGTATATGTGCATGTGGTGGACTTCTCAAGGAGGCAAAGTCtcctctctttttttaaagtgtaaaatCATGTTCCATTTGATG
The genomic region above belongs to Onychostoma macrolepis isolate SWU-2019 chromosome 01, ASM1243209v1, whole genome shotgun sequence and contains:
- the map9 gene encoding microtubule-associated protein 9 isoform X3, which codes for MTLTMMKMMMMLSDDEEENVKPKKVSFMKTKRTSSPVHFDQLNTTGSADDQPTSFHSTQSRNTSQSPSNSYTPEKNQQSDSHFSSLSDKFQPESTSLQKDEQSKSVMKLRKSLSESPLPLNSENSQWESSVPLTSDGSQWDSPLPLPSEKDEDNQMIEDGELPIPQPRERSVKPKLSTGFLAQDMLPRPKPRQRTANMCDIGLLEEETQAETTACSRTATSSMSIAFSNTFSTEKSQTSTNDSVLCPDEDQSLSEKSKTQSCSTAEQMSEFPDTVGSAASEESKERNYSTSFEEKHESSQGDFDHTSTTLSRMSRKSTDRPSSSRSSSSRKSKSSYTAESKYLGTLKVLDQRTQETQQVPEAADSLRAAVYQEWLKKKEETLKITKKAKKQEEKLKEEKLQEEKLSKIADAKASYDAWKEKKSEVIQKKVKEKQETIKQQQMEMDKNQEKKETAKQVFEKWKEEHDSILKDRIRQKKQTERRLKLQQVKEKEEKKKDSISAFAEWSDQKKDVIEEKIRAEQRKEKIKEVEEKYEKEEKEKMALEMYEKWLKRKEFQQKRERNEKRIQAILQDEPPPPWSPPNKTIPFGK
- the map9 gene encoding microtubule-associated protein 9 isoform X2, with protein sequence MDDEPFSTTLAYTKSPKASRRTTFQDELKKAVSARGNRHSYSDDFDDDEDDDDDILKLLKIQKQKKERFKYGKTKGKINNFKLSDDEEENVKPKKVSFMKTKRTSSPVHFDQLNTTGSADDQPTSFHSTQSRNTSQSPSNSYTPEKNQQSDSHFSSLSDKFQPESTSLQKDEQSKSVMKLRKSLSESPLPLNSENSQWESSVPLTSDGSQWDSPLPLPSEKDEDNQMIEDGELPIPQPRERSVKPKLSTGFLAQDMLPRPKPRQRTANMCDIGLLEEETQAETTACSRTATSSMSIAFSNTFSTEKSQTSTNDSVLCPDEDQSLSEKSKTQSCSTAEQMSEFPDTVGSAASEESKERNYSTSFEEKHESSQGDFDHTSTTLSRMSRKSTDRPSSSRSSSSRKSKSSYTAESKYLGTLKVLDQRTQETQQVPEAADSLRAAVYQEWLKKKEETLKITKKAKKQEEKLKEEKLQEEKLSKIADAKASYDAWKEKKSEVIQKKVKEKQETIKQQQMEMDKNQEKKETAKQVFEKWKEEHDSILKDRIRQKKQTERRLKLQQVKEKEEKKKDSISAFAEWSDQKKDVIEEKIRAEQRKEKIKEVEEKYEKEEKEKMALEMYEKWLKRKEFQQKRERNEKRIQAILQDEPPPPWSPPNKTIPFGK
- the map9 gene encoding microtubule-associated protein 9 isoform X1, with protein sequence MDDEPFSTTLAYTKSPKASRRTTFQDELKKAVSARGNRHSYSDDFDDDEDDDDADILKLLKIQKQKKERFKYGKTKGKINNFKLSDDEEENVKPKKVSFMKTKRTSSPVHFDQLNTTGSADDQPTSFHSTQSRNTSQSPSNSYTPEKNQQSDSHFSSLSDKFQPESTSLQKDEQSKSVMKLRKSLSESPLPLNSENSQWESSVPLTSDGSQWDSPLPLPSEKDEDNQMIEDGELPIPQPRERSVKPKLSTGFLAQDMLPRPKPRQRTANMCDIGLLEEETQAETTACSRTATSSMSIAFSNTFSTEKSQTSTNDSVLCPDEDQSLSEKSKTQSCSTAEQMSEFPDTVGSAASEESKERNYSTSFEEKHESSQGDFDHTSTTLSRMSRKSTDRPSSSRSSSSRKSKSSYTAESKYLGTLKVLDQRTQETQQVPEAADSLRAAVYQEWLKKKEETLKITKKAKKQEEKLKEEKLQEEKLSKIADAKASYDAWKEKKSEVIQKKVKEKQETIKQQQMEMDKNQEKKETAKQVFEKWKEEHDSILKDRIRQKKQTERRLKLQQVKEKEEKKKDSISAFAEWSDQKKDVIEEKIRAEQRKEKIKEVEEKYEKEEKEKMALEMYEKWLKRKEFQQKRERNEKRIQAILQDEPPPPWSPPNKTIPFGK